In a single window of the Flavivirga spongiicola genome:
- the pafA gene encoding alkaline phosphatase PafA: MKIAVKLFLIIYIITNQSLLSQDNNKPKLVVGIVIDQMRAEYLYRFQENYSENGFKKLMTDGFHVKNVHYNYTPTSTGPGHASIYTGTTPSNHGVIGNNWLDRKSGKEMYCSEDNTVYKIDMDNADINATAYARSPKKLLVTTITDELKLFTNKRSKVIGVSIKDRGAILPAGHLADYAFWYNSKNGNFITSSYYSKKLPKWLETFNNNKVADSLLNSVWNTLLPIDKYVNSSADNASFEKIFNGKEDAAFPYDLKRLRKQNNDYGLISEIPFGNTLVTKMAKAALIGERLGKGKETDFLAISYSSTDYVGHNFGIRSKELEDTYVRMDREIESLLTTLDKEIGKENYILFITADHAARDNPIYLENMRLPGAFYSPLDIKKSLNEHLSQEFGGTNYVEYVGKSQIYINKTLSNREKVLKSAKSFLMKQEVVKEVCIPSLSTSLCNSFMENGYHSKRSGDLLISYNFGWMTDMKFGTTHGSSSNNDTHVPLLWYGHNISKGETIKPYSITQIVPTLSFLLNIPLPNASNNVPIFELFK; encoded by the coding sequence ATGAAAATAGCAGTAAAGTTGTTTCTGATAATATATATTATTACCAATCAATCCCTTTTAAGTCAAGATAATAATAAACCAAAATTAGTTGTGGGTATTGTTATAGACCAAATGCGAGCCGAATATTTATACCGTTTTCAAGAAAACTATTCAGAAAATGGATTTAAAAAATTAATGACTGATGGATTTCATGTCAAGAATGTGCACTATAATTATACGCCTACATCAACGGGGCCAGGGCATGCCTCTATCTATACAGGTACAACACCTTCCAACCATGGTGTTATTGGTAATAATTGGTTAGATAGAAAATCAGGAAAAGAGATGTATTGTAGTGAAGATAATACAGTTTACAAGATTGATATGGATAATGCAGATATTAATGCTACTGCATATGCTAGATCTCCAAAAAAACTGCTAGTAACTACAATTACAGACGAGTTAAAATTGTTCACAAATAAAAGATCTAAAGTTATTGGTGTTTCAATAAAGGATAGGGGGGCTATACTCCCAGCGGGACATTTAGCAGATTATGCTTTTTGGTATAATTCAAAAAACGGAAATTTCATTACCAGCAGTTATTATTCTAAAAAGCTTCCAAAATGGTTAGAAACTTTTAATAATAATAAAGTGGCAGATTCACTTTTAAATAGTGTTTGGAATACTTTATTACCTATAGATAAATATGTAAATAGTAGTGCAGACAACGCCTCTTTTGAAAAAATCTTTAATGGGAAAGAAGATGCTGCTTTTCCGTATGATTTAAAAAGATTGAGAAAGCAAAATAATGATTATGGGCTGATTAGTGAAATACCGTTTGGTAATACGTTGGTAACAAAAATGGCAAAAGCAGCTTTGATAGGAGAGCGGTTAGGGAAAGGAAAAGAAACAGATTTTTTAGCTATTAGTTATTCCAGTACAGATTATGTCGGTCATAATTTTGGTATACGTTCTAAAGAGTTGGAAGATACGTATGTTCGAATGGATAGAGAAATAGAATCATTGCTAACAACGTTGGATAAAGAAATTGGTAAAGAAAATTATATACTATTTATTACTGCAGATCATGCTGCAAGAGATAATCCAATCTACCTTGAAAATATGAGATTACCTGGAGCATTTTATAGCCCCTTAGACATTAAGAAGAGCCTTAATGAGCATTTATCTCAGGAATTTGGAGGAACAAATTATGTTGAATATGTTGGTAAATCACAGATCTATATTAATAAAACCCTAAGTAATAGAGAAAAAGTACTTAAAAGTGCCAAATCATTTCTTATGAAGCAAGAAGTGGTAAAAGAGGTATGCATACCATCTTTATCAACTTCTTTATGTAATTCATTTATGGAAAATGGTTATCATAGTAAAAGGTCTGGGGACCTATTGATCTCATATAATTTTGGATGGATGACAGACATGAAATTTGGAACTACTCACGGAAGTTCTAGTAATAATGATACTCATGTTCCTTTACTTTGGTATGGACATAATATTTCGAAAGGCGAAACCATAAAGCCATATTCCATTACTCAAATTGTGCCTACACTTTCCTTTTTGTTAAATATTCCATTACCAAATGCTTCAAATAACGTACCGATTTTTGAATTGTTTAAGTAA
- a CDS encoding alkaline phosphatase family protein, translated as MKTLLKLLFLSSISFSCNEKNIEQSKSEVEHVVVIGVDAFSPDGLQKAKTPNINSLVQNGAATMHARGVFPTKSSPNWASMILGAGPEQHGITSNDWELVRANIPSTITDDKGYFPSIFTVLRDQKGKGFKMGVFHHWKGYARLFNNDYVNEVKHGKTTDETIDLATSFIKKEKPNFTFIHLDELDHEGHKYGHGTPQFYKEVEVTDTAIGNVINALKEAGIFEQSIIIVTADHGGLGKDHGEETMNELEIPWIISGPGIVKNKRIDVPVNTYDTAATVAHIFNCEQPFAWIARPVLDAFSNSNEKEHYQHVAKPQISPFLKKYISEETKISITSDTPNVEIRYTLDGTEPTIQSKLYIKEFKLAHTALIRAKAFLGNSESDEDQQSLNYVEANSSKNVHYNYYEADILDWKEVETLKPIKQGKLFGLDLNDVPHRAKNYVVKYTAKISVNAFGTYRFAAHSYGWSLLKINKEVVIDEKTHHMSSRLGFITLEEGEHELEFIYYTYKTKDQPFELYYAGPDFIMQKIPVTAFKS; from the coding sequence ATGAAAACCTTACTAAAATTATTATTCCTAAGTTCTATTTCGTTCTCGTGTAATGAAAAAAACATAGAGCAAAGCAAAAGTGAAGTAGAACATGTTGTCGTAATTGGTGTCGATGCCTTTAGTCCGGATGGGCTTCAAAAAGCAAAGACGCCCAACATTAATTCATTAGTACAAAATGGAGCAGCAACCATGCATGCTCGTGGTGTGTTTCCAACAAAAAGTAGCCCCAATTGGGCCTCTATGATTTTAGGTGCCGGTCCTGAACAGCATGGAATTACCTCAAATGATTGGGAATTGGTTCGCGCTAATATTCCTTCAACAATAACGGATGATAAAGGATATTTCCCTTCCATATTTACTGTATTAAGAGACCAAAAGGGAAAGGGTTTTAAAATGGGCGTATTCCACCATTGGAAAGGTTATGCCAGACTTTTTAATAATGATTATGTAAACGAAGTAAAACATGGAAAAACTACAGATGAAACCATAGATTTAGCCACCAGTTTTATAAAGAAAGAGAAGCCTAATTTCACGTTTATTCATTTGGATGAATTGGATCATGAAGGACATAAATATGGACACGGTACACCTCAATTTTATAAAGAAGTAGAAGTTACAGATACAGCAATTGGTAATGTTATAAATGCTTTAAAAGAAGCTGGTATATTTGAGCAATCTATCATTATTGTTACGGCAGACCATGGTGGGTTAGGTAAAGATCATGGAGAAGAGACCATGAACGAACTTGAAATACCGTGGATTATTTCCGGACCTGGTATTGTAAAAAATAAACGAATAGATGTACCTGTTAATACGTATGATACCGCAGCAACAGTAGCACATATTTTTAACTGCGAACAACCCTTCGCTTGGATAGCTAGACCTGTATTAGATGCCTTTTCGAATTCGAATGAGAAAGAGCACTATCAGCATGTAGCAAAACCACAAATTAGCCCTTTTTTAAAGAAATATATTTCTGAAGAAACCAAGATTTCTATAACGTCCGATACGCCAAATGTAGAGATTAGGTATACTTTAGATGGAACAGAACCAACAATACAATCTAAATTGTACATCAAAGAATTTAAACTGGCACATACGGCATTAATTAGAGCTAAAGCTTTTTTAGGGAATAGTGAAAGTGATGAAGATCAACAATCGCTAAATTATGTAGAAGCCAATTCATCTAAAAATGTACATTATAACTATTATGAAGCTGATATTCTGGATTGGAAAGAAGTAGAAACATTAAAGCCCATTAAACAAGGAAAATTATTTGGATTAGATTTAAATGATGTGCCACATAGAGCAAAGAATTATGTAGTTAAATATACCGCCAAGATTAGTGTTAATGCCTTTGGTACTTATAGATTTGCGGCTCATTCTTATGGATGGTCACTTCTTAAAATTAATAAAGAAGTAGTCATAGACGAGAAAACGCATCATATGAGTTCTAGATTAGGATTTATAACATTAGAAGAAGGGGAACACGAATTAGAGTTTATCTATTATACTTATAAGACTAAAGATCAGCCTTTTGAATTGTATTATGCCGGACCAGACTTCATCATGCAGAAAATTCCTGTTACTGCATTTAAATCTTAA